The genomic window TTTTCAATGCAGTGCAATTAACGGCCggcaattttaaaagcaaaaagtacTTGTAAAGTGGTATGCATGTGTAAAGCAAGATAGATCACTATTTACACAACAGCAACCagactcatttttctctttgcatttaagctaaaaatctgtaaaatcaaTTTAGGCATTTTCTCTGTAACATTTTGTTAGCACTAACTTTGTGTTCTAGAATATTTTCAGAAGCAAAAGTCAAACTTAAAGCTGACTTTTCCTGTACCCTGCTTTGGCTACTAAAAGTTACAAAGTTAGCAGCTTTTGATATGGGTTTTCATAAGGTTGAAATTTTCTAACATATTAATTTAGCAAACGTTTTTAATCTTAATTGTCAAACTGTAATAGCTGCTTATTTAAGAATACAAAACATCTTTCATTCATAGAAAAAATTTTGGCTGAAATGTACTTTTAAGCTTATGCCATTTTctaattgagaaaaaaatcttttcaactAAGTAACATTTTCACATATGGTTAAATAGTGCTAAGTAAGCCATAACTGCAGTATCTGATTAATAAGCAATTTCAAAAATCCATCATAAAGCGATTGAGATGTAAAGTTTGAATTGCATGTTGATCTTGTAACTTGGTTTTATGTAAATCAAATGACAGTCCACTAGCATTTAAAGtttttagccttttaaaaatattttttcattctttatataaATGATCATCCAAAGTAAAAATATCACTTGACACTTCCATTAACTTTTGTCTTAAACATCATGAAAAACTTAGAGCCTAGAAAATGAGTTAAATTCACCAAAATTGGCAAACATTGGTAACTTTTACTTCAAAGATTGTAAATAAACAGATACATCTTTCAATGGGCTTTCAAGCAGTTTTACAACAAAGCACGTACTTCTTAGCAACATCACTATAAGACAGCAATGTATTCTCTTTAATGTTTACCTGTTGTAATCCTCTATAGGGTTTCCAAAACTTCTGCACATTGTGCTTTTCAtatcaaatttttattaaagatcttagctattttctaaatgaatatcctttttattggattttttccaattacaaatgaaatttcattttacatCTATAATTAGAAACAACACTTACAATGGGACTGTACAAATTTaggtcaaaataaaaatatatgtattttgtgaCTTCATAAAACATCCTTTACTATATCTTTAAAGAAAGCAGAAGTAACAGCAATATATGTAAAAGTAATGATTTAATGACTATAAGCAAGACAAAGCAATAGAATTGTGCTTCTTTTGCAGACTGGGGACAATGAAATGTTTAGCTACAATTTTCCCATACAAACATGAAACAATATTCATATAGAATAAACACCCTCACAAATAACTGATGGGTGATGAACACACACCAAGTTCGaccaaagcaaaaaacaaactgaaaattgtTGGGTGGggttattcatattttaaattcaacatGCTTGCTCCATTTAAAAATACCTGTAGAAGCTTATAATAAATAGCTTCTACTTCCAGACACAGCAGAGAAGGCATATTCCATTGTTAACTGTAAAAGCAACTCTTAAATTTGAAATTCCTGCTATACcacatattaaaataactttaagataAAAAGCCTTCTTTCAGCAACTTgctggtttatttaaaaaattgttttagaattaCAGTGatcaatatgcatttttaaaatacaatattaattCCATCATAGCCAATGGAAAATTTACACGCTAAAGTTAAAGGTTTTTCTTTACTGcagcaatttttaaagtaaacatgtATTATTGGAgaaaagtatataaagaaaagtaTAGAAAGTATAGAAAGATGTGCCAATTGCTTCTAATGGAACAGACTTCAGAATTAGATATCCAcgttaaaaatattatttgctgGTAAGCAACGCTAAACATAGGTTATGGGTATCTGCAAAGGTCGAACCAGTTGGGAGAATTTTAACAATCATTTCTGAATGCATGAAACacaatatttctttatagcatttataaatatatcatacaATACTGTTTCCTGTTATGTCATATACCAATATGGCATTGTACAACAAGCATAATGCCATCTGATTCTTACAAAAGCGAATCATTTAAACAAGTCAGTAAAATAAACGGTAGTACCCGCTTTTAGGCATACAGATTGTAAAACTGAAGTTCACTTTTCTTTGATCGGTTTTGCGTAGCAACAGAGAAGTATAAATCAAACAGGAATCAAAATGGCTAAATATGCAAGAAATCGTTATTCACAGTGACATGGCTACATAGAATGCATTATTCTATGCATATTCTTTCCGTTGGTTGAATTTCAAGATAAAAAGCACTTGTTTTCTACAGGTTCACAAAACAGCATAATAACAAGAACAATCAAGGAGAATGTAATGTAGGCGTTAGTTGAGATTAACAAACTATGGCCCAATGCTTATGTCCACTGCAGAGTATTTCCAAATCCAAACAATGGTTACAGAAACCATTTCCCATCTTTCCTAACACAGAGAAAAAGTCTTGCCTGCTTTCCAAGAAACCAATTCTTTGTAACAACAATCTTTCTTTTCAATTAACGTCCATAGGAGTATCACATGTAGTCCATCTTTTATAGCCAAATTTAATGTCActacaaaagaaagcaaattggACGATAGTCACATGTATTAGCATCTATAAAGCTGTAATGGCATGAAGATATCTATATAAATCAggggtttaaaatttttttccttaacagtCTCAGGTATCAACCAGAAGAAGTTGCTGATGACCCATTTACTGATGATTTTCGAGGTCTATTGGCAAAAGAAGATTGGTGGTTACCGCTGGGGCTGTTGCTGGTTCCATTCATAGTACTGGAAATGTGAGGAAACTGTGGATGAGGAGACTGCACTGGAGTACTGGGGCTAGGCAAACAAGAAGAGGTGGAGGGAATACCTCCTGCTGGGCTGTTGGCCTTGTCACTCCCAGAGTCACTTTCCAGTTCTCCAGTATTTGTCAGTCCATCTCTCTGATGACTGATCTTCATTCTTTTACAAGTAGGTCGAACTCTGTATTTCAAAGGAAGTGGACCATTCtacaaagttaaaaagaaaaaaattactcttaattatttaaatatagtttACCATCATAATCTAACAACAGACATGCTACTTACCCTTCTCCAGGTATAAATGTAGGCAATATCCATTAGTGTATAATAATCCTTTAAAGGTTCCTCCTCATACATGACATCAAtctagtgaaaaatatttttattaggtaacaaaagaacaaaggtaaatctacattttttgtcatttaaatataatccaaaagtgctttaaaaagcacattctctaaacattttaacaaagaaAGACTCCTTCTGAAACttcaaatgaggaaaaaaatatttctagagagTGTTAAGGGATTTGTTTTCATAGCATAAAAGAGAACGCATACCAAATGTTTTAAGATAAATTTCAACTTTAGCActaacttaacatttttttcctattgcttttttgggttcaaaattcaaagtgaaaaatgtaattaaaactgtaaaatctATATAAAATGCAAGAAGAATATAAAAGTAGATACCTGGAAAGTATTAGGTATGTCCATTTTACTTCTGAGAAACTTTCTTAAGTGCATCACAGTCATTGCTGCTGGGCATCGTAAATATCTTTTATCATTCACCTAAAAGTACATTTAGAAAAGTAACTTTTTTCAGTTACTTTCAGATATGAAGTTTCAATTTGATTGCTTTAATATGATAAAAGATACTAGTATCAAACAAAATTGGAGGTGACCAACCTCTCAACTAATTACTTTGAGTTTACTATCATTATAAATACTAAATGAACAGATTCCTAATATAATAAGCAAACTTCAAGCATACCAAAGTATTAACTgtgaactatttaaaatattttgtgagacTAACaatcatacataaaataaattctaattattAAATATCACCTGTAGACGTTTCTTGAACATTAAACATgaccattttcttctatttaacaGCCGAATATTCTAAAGGGCAACACAATCCCTGATAAAATCTGGAATCCAAACAATGTTTCGTCTATGTTTTTGTAACATGAAACATACCTCCTCCTTagatttctctttgtctttgtttacTTTCCGATCCaatctaagaaacagaaaatttattaGTGAAATAATCTAATAAAACATTACCATAAAATAGATTGCCTAAAGATTTTACCTGTTCTGGTCAAAGAATTCAATGGATAAGCTTATTATCTCATCATCAGTTATAATTCTCTTATCTTCATCTGCAACCTCTCCTCTATCTTCATTAGAGCCATTGGCAGCTATAATGATATagtgaaatgtaatttttaaaaattagatagctaatatattttatatataagaggATGGAAGTGGTTAAGtcaatttcaataattttaattccTAGATAAGCTCTCCCCACAAATAAAATGTCTTCCCTCCCCTAAAAGGTTTACCATCAGCAGAAGGATGAGCTGCATAAAAATCCCTTCTTCTCTTCATTTCatctgaatggggaaaaaaagatgtaaacatTTGGCATAACACAAAGAACTAATGAATAAtctctttaaattcattttctaagCAAGTTACTCACTTTTGAAAAGCCCTGGAACTAATTTGTATACAATATCTTGAAGAGTTTTATCTGacctgaaaaagaattaaaatagaaaactatgaATTAAGATGGCAAGAACTAAAAATGTTCATATGTTTCTGCAGTCTTTTTTCATGCTAtagtattttactttattgtgATGCTGTCTATAATTATATTGATAAgataaaaattaactgagaatAAAAGTTCTCTGTATATACCACTTTTTAAatcagtagaaaaatattttatattcactaATAAATTCTTCACATTTGCTAAGTCAAGAGAAGTGTGCCTTTCAAGTTACTAAATTAAGCTAATATGAATAGAGAATGAAGAGGAAAGAATGGAAgcccttttaaatatttattcttgccTGTCATGAAGTCCATAAAGCAATGCAAAAAAGATTAACTAATTCAATTTGTAAAGgacagttagaaaaaaaaatcttaaaatcactTGTCTACTACTAAACTTTGTCTAAACTTGGTCACCATTAACATGGCAAGAAATTAAACGGCTACCCTCCACAAAGCACACACATATTAGGTATGTATTCAAGAGTAAATTTTCTGTGAAGAAATAAAGAGCGTAGCCTTCAGTAAATTATACAACTTCAATAACAATTACaaacaaggaatttaaacagtTTCCTACCTTATATTCAGTAGTGGTCTGGTTTTGTGAACTTGGACATCACAAATAGGACAATACTTGCTGGTCTCCAGGTAACGAACAATACACGTTTTACAGACTAGAAGTAGAACATGTAaagttttttttatgtttagaaatgAGTGGATAAAGCATTGGTGTCAGAAACCGAGAACTAGTAGAAACAAGGAGGTAAATGCCAAAAAGCATTTCCAACTAAATAAACTAATTCATACCCTGAGAACACATACACTGCATGCTTGTAATACAATACATATTAACAAAAAGTCATTATATGCAAGAGAAGAATATAACTTCACTTTGTACCAACATTCCCACAGATTGCAGGAATCATTAATAGTTTTCAAATTTCAGGTCGAACTGTAAAATACATGATACAAAAGAGAACTAAAGCTCGGTACTTACAGGAATGTAGACATTCTATTATGGTTGTGGCATCAATGAAGTACCCTCCACAAAGCACACACATCAGGTGGGGATTTAGCTCAGTGATCTTGATTCTCGTTGTTCGATGCATTTCTGCTTGATAAAAAATCCTGCAAGACACAGAAATAATAGCCATAGTTCACAGAACAAGAATGGAGATCATCTAGTAATCACACACCCTGAAACACTGAATTCAGAAAACCCATTTAACACTGTACAGCTGGGCTGTCCCAACGTTTCTACAGAAGGAATTTACTCATCAGATCGGAATCACTTCTACCAAACTGATGAAAAAGGATCCAACTAACGTTACTTCTGGTCTTTCAGATCATTCCtgtaggaagaagaaaaggtctggggtgggggctgggagctGAGCGTATTAGGgtctctttcttccatttgtcCTCCAGCCCAGCAGCCCCAAGGCTGCTGCAGACGCCACACAATCCCCGCGGATATTTACCAACCACTAGGGCTTGTTCCAGCTCTccaaatttattataaaacttcCTCAAGAATCTGCAAGCGAAAATCCCGGGGTTCCGGTTGTTTTAGACGGTTCCAGCAAGCAGAACCTGGCACGTTTTTACGCGACGCGCAGGGAAAACAATTCTGCCCTCCCTGCATCCCTGGCATTTCCGGAGCCGGGTGCCGGGGCCGCAGGAGGAGCACCTCCAGTCGGCCTGGGCCGGGGCCTGAGCGCGGCGGACGCCCGGGGGCCGGGATGCGAGGGGCGGATCCGGCGGCGCCCGGGGCTCCGTCTCGCTCCGGATTCGGAACTCGCCTCGGTCGGGGTTTCCATAGCAACTTACACTTACACTTGGCATCCGGCCACCGCTGCAACTCCGCGCGGAGCCCGGCCCGAGCCCCAAGCCTCGGCGGGCGTGCGGGGCggcgggcgggggaggggcggcgcgccgcgggggcggggccggcgcgGGGGCGGGGTGGGTGCGGCGACGCCGGGGGGGCGGGGCGGCCCCACGAGGCCACGGCGCTGGGGAGCTGGGGAGCTGGGGAGCGGGGACTGGGGACCAAGTCCTGGGCGGCGGCGACGCGGGAGCCTGCGGCAGCGCCCGCGAAAGGAAAATGCAAACCGCACTCCCGGCCATTTCGGACACTCCGGGAGCCTCTTTCCACGTCGACTTGGTGCGCAGAGCTGGTTTCAGATCTCGACTCCCTCGGTCTGTCCTGTCTGCAATCACTAGGTCAGAAATTTCACGAAGGGATTTTTTGAGAATTGCCAACTGTGCACTTAGCCCGAAACCGTCAGGGCTCAAATTGCAGAGATGTTTATTGAACCGAACCTctttaaaacttctttctctAATGTGACGCTCTCCTGCAGATCAAATGAGCGATACAAAGTTTTGGAAAGGCTGAAAACTGAAATCTGTTTTACAAGAAGAAGAGGGGGCAAAGCCCAGTGTTTTATTTGAACAAACTATGCTGGGGGCAAGAAAAAGTACTTTAATCAGTACGATAGTGACAACATGTACAGAACCATGTGACCAGCCCATTCCCAACGCTAAATCAACAGCTTGTCAACCCATAGCAGcgacagaagagaaaaacaaatgtaaaacccCCCATACGATGAAATGATATTCCCAACAGGTATCTCTATTACAGGAAAGTCACAATGGGGAACTGTCAGCAACAATACACCAGCCGACAGTCAGGGAAGTCAATTACTTCGTGTagtattcttaaaaaataaacttcaaccCCCCTCCTTCATTCATTTCAGAACCTGATATAAGACTAAGCTTTCAGACCTCACTGAAGTACACTTTTAAATCTTCCTTGAATGGAAATCCAGGACCTTTTGAAACTTGCAGTAAGATGTACCTGCGGTTTTAATTCCTAAGGTGTATTAATGCAGTAAAGGGAAACACCAATCAACACAGCTCAATGGCTGAAATTAAGAGCTAACCTCAAGAaaatggtaaaaaacaaaacaaagcctctCTTATGAAAGTGACCACAGTGGCAACTGGCGACCTCTACCAGAAAACTTCTGGTGTGACGACTCAGTTATCTTTGGATTACTTGTTTTGGAGAATACTGTCAACATGTTAACATAAATCTAAGCGGGGCATAGAGGAGTTGCAGGTAGAGCAATGTCCCTAAAGAGTAGCAATATTTAAATCAAATTGTACTTGGTAAATTAAAGAACAGCCTTCTTGGTGCTTAAAGAAAATTCTCCTTCTGAAACCACAGGATCTTTCCTAGAAAGATAGTGAGGTAATACTTCTGTTTGCCTGTGAAAGCATACTGCACTAAAAAACCACTGATCACAAAGTTCATGAAGGGGCTCCAATAAAAATAGCTGCCTTTATTTCTCCTCTACCTTGCAGAAAACCAACGCCACACAAACACAAGTATTAACAAGGAGAACAATCAAACCTCAGTGGAGGATTATCTACCGGTTTGCTTTCAGCATTTAAGTCACATGTACTTGACCAAAAGTCTTTCAAATTCATCTTAAGTCTTAATTCACAGAATTCCTCTACCTCAGTTCAGAAAAATTTGGTCACAATCCTGTGACCATTTATAATGCTAATAAATATCACTGTtacttatataaaaatcagttctttatgtttttatactATTTGAAAGTAGTGGCAACCTAAGGAAGACTTCCAAAGTGTTTGACGTGCTTGATAAGATTTGAGAAACAATCTCTTCCACCACAGAAGTGAAAACCTTCCAGGTTCCAACCTAGAAAGTGCCAGTTAAGCAAGCAAAAATGCACCAAACATATTATGGTAAAAATACTCAACCGTTAAAACTTGCCATTGTAACACACTCAGTTGGGGCTGTCAGTTTTTAGGTGGAGGCCTAACACCAGGAatgtcaaaatgaaggaaaacagaagCAAGTTCTAGTGTTAACCATCAACTTGCCTATTGCAAtctaagaaatgcaaatgaactCCATAGCCCCAGTTGGGGTTCACAGCCCAACATAAGCATGGGTAAAGTTGGGGTTAATTTGACTCCTGGAGAGAAATTTGCCTACCTGCACACTTAACATACATCCAAGAAATTAGTGATAGAGTATTAATGGACTTATCATGTACAGTTAAATGCTTAATTTTCTTACAAAAGCTTTAAGTGTATGCATGCATACACAGTGACTTGTATATGGCTTTAAAGATACTTTTACTAGGCATAAGACTCACACAAGTAGGTTATTTCATGATGTATGGAATTAACTCAAatctaaaaaattataattttgtttacaaaatCAACCAAGGATTTCTGATCAGTCTACTTAAAACTCAAATGTTAACATATAGAGTCTCATAACTTGTTATACACTGTCAATAATTTGCATCCTTAGGTATCAACTCTTTCGTGGAGCTTATAATGTGTTTCCAGAACATGGGAGTTAAGGTTCCTATAAAATATACGTTGAACTACTCATAATGTTGTACACACCACCAACCTACACTTGCATTTGGATAAATATGCTCGGAATTTTGCCCACATTAAGGGAAGGGGTTAATACATACTTCTCTTTCATATATTGAACCGTGACCACTAAGCCCACTAAATCCTTTTACTGCAATTGGTAATGATCAAAGTCTCTCTACTTGTTTACTTCCAATTATTAACTGTAAATCTCTGGGAAAAAGATCATGCCATATTGCTGTCAAGCCCAAGTGACTGCGTAAACATATGCAATCAACTTTTTAGTGCTCCTTTCTAAAGCATCCCTTTGCCAAATGACCTATGCTGACATTTAGCAAAACCTATAAAAGGTAGTGGACTGGAGTCATGATGCTGAGTGCATCCCTTCTACGTAGAAGTCGAGAGAAAAGTTGCAGTctccaaaagaggaaaaaagaaaaaggagagaaagaagtagTGAGAAAGGAAGCCTCCAGCAAGGCTAACGTCCAGTCACCATCTTCACTCCACAAAAAGCTCCAAATTTGAAATGCCCACTTCCCAGGGAGCACCTCCCAAGTGATGTTTAGAGCACTTATCCAAGACTCCCAACACACAACACCTTGAAAACTTTAGCATTTTAAACACAAATGCAGGAGACCTTGGAAACAACTGGGAACCGCCATCTTACCAGCCATCCAATCTCACACAAGTGTCCCCCCAACTTAAGTTAATAACATTTTTGTCGGGGCTCTCTCCAGCCTAACACCCACCTTGGCGGGTTGGCCGCCTCCCACGCAACCCGTCCCTATAAAATGGGGGCGTTCTCTGGGGGCTGGAGCCCCTCCAGAGCCCTTTCTTCGGGAGAGGAGGGAAGCCACTTGACCCAAGCAGCTCCCGATTTCAGGATCCCGTCCCCGTTTCATCCAAATCTACCTCTCAACAAAGGGCGCTGCGGCCGGGAGAGCCGCCGAGGCTGGAAATACGAGTGCTCCTCTTGGGGGCCATGTGCGTCGCGAGGGTGCGGAGGGGCGCCCGGGGTAGCGGGGAACTAAAACGTGGGGCCGCGCGCGGCGCGCCGGGGCTGAGCGGGCGGCGGCGGCTGGAGCGGCGCCGAGCCCTgctggcggcggcggcgcggcgcGGGCTGCGGGTCGGTCNNNNNNNNNNNNNNNNNNNNNNNNNNNNNNNNNNNNNNNNNNNNNNNNNNNNNNNNNNNNNNNNNNNNNNNNNNNNNNNNNNNNNNNNNNNNNNNNNNNNNNNNNNNNNNNNNNNNNNNNNNNNNNNNNNNNNNNNNN from Theropithecus gelada isolate Dixy chromosome 9, Tgel_1.0, whole genome shotgun sequence includes these protein-coding regions:
- the BMI1 gene encoding polycomb complex protein BMI-1, producing the protein MHRTTRIKITELNPHLMCVLCGGYFIDATTIIECLHSFCKTCIVRYLETSKYCPICDVQVHKTRPLLNIRSDKTLQDIVYKLVPGLFKNEMKRRRDFYAAHPSADAANGSNEDRGEVADEDKRIITDDEIISLSIEFFDQNRLDRKVNKDKEKSKEEVNDKRYLRCPAAMTVMHLRKFLRSKMDIPNTFQIDVMYEEEPLKDYYTLMDIAYIYTWRRNGPLPLKYRVRPTCKRMKISHQRDGLTNTGELESDSGSDKANSPAGGIPSTSSCLPSPSTPVQSPHPQFPHISSTMNGTSNSPSGNHQSSFANRPRKSSVNGSSATSSG